GTGCGGATGGGATTCAGATACGACACCGTGGCCGGGTTCTGGTACGTTCCGACCGCTGCGCCGTTCAGGTTGACCGTGAAGGTCAGGGCCACGCTGCCTCCGCCCGGAATCGTGAACGTGCCCCAGGCCGGAACGGCGGCGTTGGCCCCCGGGTTCGTGGTGGCCGTGCGCGTGGCCCCGCCGGTCAGGGTGACCGTTCCCGTGGTGGCATAGGTCAGGGGCGCCGGGAGGGTATCCGAGAGGTTCACCTCACTGGCCTCTGCCCGACCGCTGCCATTGCTGACCGTGATGGTGTAGGTGGCCGTGGCGTCGGTGCCCAGCAGCCGGTTTGGCGTGCCCGTGGTCTTGCCGACACTCAGTTGGGGCAAGCAGCCCGCGTCCTGGCTGACCCCGGGCACCGAACCGGTGGTGGGCAGGACAATGGACTTTCCGGCGTCGCCGGGGACGGCACCGAACGCGCCGCCTCCTGAGGTCGTGCCGTTCTGGCCAGCCGCGAAGGAGATGGCTGGCCCGCTCCTTGAGAGCACGACCACCCCACCGCCCCCCCCGCCCCCGGGGCCGTGTGGGGAGCCGCCCCCGGTGTTTGTCCCGCCCTTGCCGCCGTTGGCCGTGACCGTGAGCGAACTTGGCAGTGCCGCCACCGAGGACACCAGCACGGAGCCGCCCGCCCCCCCACCGCCACTGCCGTCGTTGAGCACCGAGTCGCTGGCGGCGGCGCCATTGGCATTCAGGGTGCCCGTGCCCGTCACGCTGCCGGCACGTAGGAAGATCATGCCGCCCCCCGCTGCGCCGCTGGAAGAGAAGCCCGCAGGACTGCCTGTGCCGTTGTTGGTCGAGCCCGCACCGCCGCCGCCACCGAGGGTGAGGCGGTCGAAGGCTGCCGTGAAGCTTTCGCCACCGATGCCCCCGACGCTGGCCGCCGCCGACCAGGAATTGCCCCCCTGGCCGCCCCCACCACCATTGGCCCCACCACCGCCGCCCGAGTTCTGGTCATTGGCCGTCGGATTGGAATCCGTACCCCCGCCGCCTGCTGTCCCTGGAGCACCCCGAGCCATCGAGCCGCCCGGATAGCCTTCGTCCGTGGCGTCCAAGAGCGCCGTACCGCTGTTCACGTAGCGGGGCGTGCCAGCGATCCCTTCGCCCTTGCCCCCGTGCGCGGGTTTCCCCGAGCTGTTCACGAAATCCGTCCCGGTTCCTATGCCCGTCGCGCCCGCGAGCTGCCGCCCGGCGCCGCCCCGGAAGCCCTTGCCACTCACATTGACTGTGGCGTTGTTCAGGTTCGCGGTGCCGGCCACGTCCAAAGCCAGCACCCCGCCGGTCGTCCCGTTCCACGCAGCGGCGGTGAGCGCGCTCGACAGGTTTGCACTGGAGTACTGCGGCACGCGGATGACCTGAAAGCGCCGCTGCCCCTGCGTGGTCGACGCGGCGGCGTAGGTATAGGTGTTGAGCAGGCCGCCCCCAGTGCCCTGGCCCTGTACCGTCACGCTGCCGCCGGCGAGGTCGCTGGTGGCCTTGACATACTCGTACCTGCCCGCGTTGTTGAGGGTGGTGCTGCCGCGCCCAGTGCCGGTTCCCGATCCGTAGGACAGCGAGTTGCCGCTGTTGATGGCGGCGTCCTGCATCTGCATGACCAGCAGCAGGTCGCCCCGGGTGATGGACTTAGAAGTGTCACCCGTCGCGGTGCCTAGGATCAGCGAGGTGCTGCCCGCGCCTGCGCTGGCCGTCCCCGGATAGTACGTGTTCACGATGCTGGCCGACCCCGGCATGGGGCCGTCCTTGCCGGGCGTCGCACACAGCGCCGTGGTCTGGGCTACCGCTGGAACCGACAGCGCCGCGCTCAGGACGAGTCCGGTCAGGAAGGGTCTACCGGGCCACCGGCTCAAGCGGGGAACGACACCCCAGCCGGTCACATCGAACCTGCGCTGAGGCTGCCGGGCGTGATGGCTGTACGAGTGGTGCAGAAGATGTCTCGACTCGGCGTGTTGTCGACCGCTCCGTAGCGGACAGCGGAGACGCTCGGGGCGGCCGCCATCCTCGCCGGCCCGGCCAGGATCATGAAGGGAAGAGGACGTGTGGGCATGGGGTCTCCGGAGTCAAAGGGAAGTCGAGATCAAAGGGTGTCTGCTGTTGAGGAGCGTCCGCCACTGCACGGACAAGAGGGTGGCGCGCCCCGCCAACCAGTGGGGCGCGCCGAAACGGGTTACTTCACCTGCACCTTGAAGACGAGCTTGAGTTCGGCTCCGGCGGGGAGCAGGTCGCTGGTCGTGATCGCGCCGTCGTTGTTCCAGTCGTAGCCGACCTGGATCGCGGTGCCGGCGGGCAGGGTGCGGTCCGTGGGCGCCGTGTCCATCCAGCTTCCCGTGGTGCCGACGCGGTAGAGGATCTTGGCTCCCATGCTCGCCCCGGGGAAGGTGCTGCCATAGCTGTTGTAGGTCGCCGCCACACTCCAGAACCCGGTGTGGGTGGGAATGGTGTCGGACAGGACGAAGTTCTTGATGACCGAGTTACGGTTGTTGCGTCCGTAGACGACATACCGCAGCACGTCACTCGGCCTGGCCTCAGTGTTGGGGTTGTAGGTGGAGACGTTGGTGCCGTAGACGGGTTCGGCAGGATAGGTCTTCGGGGGGGTGGGAATGTCGTCCTTCCCGGTGTTGTCCACGTACTTGCTGAGCACCACCCCACCGATCAGGCCGACCTGCACGGTGTCGTTCGCGTCGGTGTAGGTGATGACCGTGGTGCTGGTGTTGCTCACATCCTTCAGTCGGGCCGTCTGGCTGATCGAGGCGGTTCCGGTCACCGCGCTGGTCGGCACCGTGACCAGACCCACCAGTTTGAGTTCCTGCCCAGCCGCCACCACGGGGTTGACGACGGCGGTCGTGTTGTCCGGCACACCGTCGCCGTTGGCGTCTGCGTAGTAGGTGATCGTGGCCGGCACCGCCTGATTGTTGGCGTCGGTGAACGTGACCGTTCCGGCCAGGGTGTAGGAGTCGCTGACGTTCCCCGAGTTGTAGAGATCCATCGGAATTCGGACGGTGTCGCCCGGGTTGCCGGGCTTGGTGGGGTTCAGGCTGGGGTCGGCTGCCGGGGCTCCGGGGGTGCCGGGCGTGGCGTTGCCGAACACGCCGCTCTGGATCTTCACGAAATTGCTGGTGGTGTCGGACTGGGCCGGGTCGTTCCCCGACTTGGCCGTGACCGTCACGACCGGGAAGGTGGCGGTCTGGTCGGGCGCGGCGTTCGCAGGCAGGGTGACCCGGACGATGAACGTGTACGCTCCGCCCAGGCCCGGCCCTGTGCCGTCGGGATCGGCGTTCAGGGGGGTGGTGCTGCTCGTCGAGACCAGGGCACCGCCGTTGTCCACCACGAACAGGTCGGCCCGGCTATCGGCCGGGAAGCCGGCCGCGTCGAGGGCCGACGTGTCCGGCACGCTGAGGCTGAAGGTATCGCTGCGGTTGCCGATGTTGCGAACCGTGTTGCTGAAGTACACGTACTGCTGCGCGGTGCTGGCGGGAGCGATGGCACTCTGGCTGTCCCCGCTGGGCGTCACGAGGTTGTAGGTCGTGGCGCCGGCACTCACAGTGTAGGGAGCCGTCGCGGTGGCCGAGCCGTCGACCTGACCGTTGCCGTCGGCGTCGTTGAGTGGCCCCAGGTTCCCGGCGTCTGTGCGGACGACCGTGGCCTGATGGTAGTTGTCGCTGTCCGACGGAGCAGAAGCCCCAGTGCCGTCGTAGGTCGAGTTGGCATCGCGGTTGCCGATCGGGCTGATCCCAGCCTTCTGACCGTTGAAGGCCGTGCTGGGAATGTCGTACACCACGAAGAAAGTCTTGACCTGATCCGGGGCGACCCCGGTGATCTTGTCGTTGGTGATGACCGTATCGGTGGCGGGGTTGAAGATCCCGTCGCCGTTGCTGTCGAGCACGTACCGGATGTTGGTCAGCCCGGAAGAGCCGGAGTTGAAGGTCTGCCGAGCGAGCGAATAGCTCTCGTTGGGGACGTTCCCGGTGTTCGTCAGGGTGTACTTGAAGGCCACATTGGTCTGGCCGGGAACGACCTGTAGAGTCTGGCCCGGTGAGAACCCAGCGGTGAGCGGCGTGCCCGTGGAGTTGGGCGTGATGCTGAAGCTGGGGACGGCCTGAACGGTCGTGGTGACGGGAATCCCGTTGTTCGACTTCGTTTCGGGCTGGCTGGCCCCGTTGTCGTCCTGAAAGGTGGCCGTGGCGATGTTCGAGATGGGGGTGCCCGCGACGGTGCCGACCGCCGAGGCGGAGCCGGCCGCCAGCGCAGCGATCAGGGCGAGGGTGGCAAAGGGTCTGTTCACGGGAATCTCCAGGGGTGGACTACTTGACCTTGACGCGGAAGCCGAACTTGAGGGTGTCTCCGCTGTTCATGGCGCCGACCACCCAGCGGACGTTGGTGTACTCGCTGGGCGGCACGATGACTTCCTTCTGAACGGACTTGCCGTTCTCGGTCACCGTGATGGTCTTTTTCAGGGGCGCGGCGGCGAAGGTCTGGCCGCCATCCCGGCTGAATTCGGTGCTCCAGCGTGGGCCGGCGGGAGTGGACTGGCCCAGGAATTCAGTGCCACGGGGCACCGGGAGGTTGATGCTGGCCTGGCGCAGCGTGCTCTTGCCGAGGTTGCTGGCCGTGATCACCTGGGTCAGGGTGTCGCCGGGCCGCACCGATTTCGGCATCGACGAGAGCTTCTCGACCGTGCGGCCGCTCTCGGTCACCGTGGTGACCAGTTCCTGGGTCAGCTGCAGCCGCAGGGGAGAGGACACCTGGGCCAGGGCCCCGCCGAGCAGCAGGGCACCGAGCGCGATAGGGGCGACGTTCATGGACTGACCTCCGGAAATTGAGGACGAATGGGATGTGGGCCGGGCTCCGGCGCAGAGCGGAAGCCGGCAGAACCACAGCCACCGTCAGGCAGGAAAAATCCTGTCTGAGCCGGCGGATCATGTCCTGCAGGAGCGTCATGGCCCGGAACGCCCACAAGGTAAAAGGGCATTCCTGTCAGAGGTCTTTCAAAAACACGACCCGATGAGCCCGCTCACCGGGTTCCATGAAGCGGTCGTAAGGGTTGTTGGGGGGCTGGCTGGGCCGGAATACCCGAAGATTGTTTTCAGGACGCAGTGTACTGAGTTCAAAGGAAGAAACGGCGTGGGGAGTTCGTTAAGATGACCCTTAAGTCAGATTTATTCTGAATTAAGAGGCATCGAAATGAGATGTGTGGAAGTAATGTAACTCCTGCCTCAATTGAGAGAAATGACCTCGTGTTTATCCACGATGTCGGCCTTCGTGGGTATTCCGCGAACGCCGTGTTCTTTGTCCATATGTAGGGTTGTGGACAACGTGACACGTGTAGGCCACTGAACTGGGGGCGCCGGGAGGCGGACTGTACCCGGCGGCCTCAGCAGGGGATCGGCTGTTCACTCTTCTGGCTGACAACCTCCGAACCGCCGTGCTCACCCTTTGAACAGGGGAGAGCCAGGATGCCCTGACTTAAGGCTCAGGCAAGATCGGCACGTTGGTCGGGTGCGTGCAGGAGGCTAGCTTCCGCGCGAGACCACCCTGCTGGTAGACCACCCTCCCATAGGTCGCCCTGAAGTCACGCGGCGCCGTGTTCGCTGGCTGCGTTGGGTGTCCTGGTCGTGCTGGCCGCCCCCCACTCCTCGCCGGTTCCGGGCGCCCCGGAGGCGTGGTAACGGTCTGGTAATGGCCCCGGGAGACGCTCCGGTCGTGGAGGAACCTATGCTTGTTCGTGACCTGATGAGTGCCCAGACCATTTCGGCGCCGCCCTCGTTGCCGCTGACGGAGGCGGCCCGCCTGCTGCAGAGCCACGGCATCCGGCGACTGCCGGTCGTCGAGGAGGGGCAGCTGGTCGGGATCGTGTCCGACCGGGATCTCCGTGAAGCGCTGCCCAGCACGCTGAGCACCCTGTCGATGTGGGAGGCCACCACCCGCCTCGCCAGCCTGAGGGTGGCCGACATCATGAAACGCAACGTGCTCACGACCACCCCGGACGCCGATGCCCGCGACGCGGCCCACACCCTGCTGGAGCACAGGGTCGGCGCCCTGCCGGTGATCGACGGGACGGGTCAGGTCGTTGGTCTCCTGAGCGTCAGCGACGTCCTGCGCGACTACGCCCGCCCGGCGGCCGCCACACCGGTTCCGGAGCTGACCCCGTGAGCCCGGAGATTCCGGAGACGACCCGCGAACCCGCCCCGGTTCCGCACGCCGCGCCGCCCGGGGAACGCGGCCCCGCCCCCATCGGCACCCTGTTCGTGATCGGCGTGCTGCTGCTGTCGATCATCTGGCTGTGGATGCTGGTGCTGGGTATCCAGCAGGGGAGGGCCTAGTGCGGGCGGGTCGGCCGGCCCTGGCTCGGCTGGATCACCACACGCTGGAGCGCTACGAGACCATCTGGCTCGGCCTCTCGGTCATCATGGTCGTGCTGCTGTTCGTGGCGGTGCTGGCCAGCTTCGTCAGCGGCACCTATCCGTCGCTGACCGGCGAGTCCGGGCACCATGTCGCCGGCGTCCGCAACGGCCGCGTCGATCCCAGGCTGCTGGGGGCCACGCCCTTCGCCACGCCGGGCACGCGGCAGAACGCCGACGGCACCTACGAGGCCTTCGTGGTGGCGCGCGCCTTCCAGTTCGAGCCGGCGGTGCTGAAGGTGCCGGCCGGTCAGCCGGTCACCATCCACGTCACCTCGGCCGACGTGATGCACGGGCTGATGATCGTGGGCACCAACATCAACACCACGGTCATTCCGGGGCAGGTGTCGAGCTTCACGACCACCTTCCGCCGGGAGGGCACGCTGGACGTCATCTGCAACGAGTACTGCGGCAGCGGGCATCACGGCATGATCAGCCGGCTCACGGTCGAGGTGGGGCCGCCCTGAGGGGCTGGTTCTGAGGGCCTGGGCTCTGAGCTCTGGGCTATGAGCACCGACACCATCTGACCGCCACCTTCCGAATTCCCGCCGCTGACTCCACAGGAGCCCCGCTGTGACCACTGCCCCTCTGCCCCTGCCCGACTCGGCGCGCGCTGCCAGCCTGCCCGACGCCGCCTTCCTGGCCCGCCTGAAAACCCTCACGCAGTACTACGTGGTCACGGCCTTCCTCGCGCTGCTGGTCGGGGTGCTGATCGGCCCGCTGCAGGCGCTGAACTACGGCGGCGTCAACGTCTACGACACCCCCATCCTCCGGGCGCTGCTCAAGTCCTATTACCAGGGCCTGAGCCTCCACGGGGTGCTGAACGCGCTAGTCTTCACGCAGTTCTTCATCAGCGGCTGGCTGCTGTACCTGCCGACCCGTGACCTGAAGGTGACCATCAACCTGCGCTTCGCGTGGCTGAGCTACCTGATGATGACCGCCGGCCTGCTGATCGCGGCCGTGCCGCTGCTGCTCAACCAGGCCACGCTGCTCTACACCTTCTATCCGCCCATGCAGGGCAGCCCCGTGTTCTACATCGGCGCGGCCATCATGGTGGCGGCCAGCCTGCTGGTGGCCGGCCAGGTCATTGCCGCCTGGGTCGGCTGGAAACGGGCCCATCCGGGCCGGGTCACGCCGCTGGTCGCCTTCATGAGCGTGGCGACCTGGATGATGTGGACAGTCGCCTCGCTGGGCCTGGTGGGCGAGGTCGTGTTCGTGCTGATCCCCTGGTCGCTGGGCTGGGTGGGCGGGGTCGATCCGCTGCTCTCCAAGACCCTGTTCTGGTGGACGGGGCACGCCATCGTGTACTTCTGGGTGCTGCCGGCCTACATCTCCTGGTACGCCTTCCTGCCCCACCACGCCGGGGGCCGGATCGTCTCGGAGCCGCTGGTGCGCCTGACCTTCGTGCTGTTCCTGCTCAACAGCACCCCGGTCGGCTTGCACCACCAGTACGCCGACCCGAACATCTCGACCACCTGGAAGTTCATCCACATGTTCCTGACCTTCCTGATCGCCGTGCCCAGCCTGCTCACGGCCTTCAGCGTGGCCGCCTCGCTGGAGGACGCCGCCCGCGCGCGCGGCGGGCGCGGTCTGGTCGGCTGGATCGGCCACCTGCCCTGGGGCCAGCCGGTGTTCAGCGCGTCGGTGCTGGCGATGGTGTCGTTCATCGTGGGGGGCGCGGGCGGCATCGTCAACGCCAGCGCGGCCTTCGCCCCGGTCGTGCACAACACCGCCTGGATTCCGGGGCACTTCCACATCACGGTGGGCACGGCGACCACGCTGACCTTCATGGGCACGGCGTTCTGGCTCATCCCGCACCTGACCGGCAAGCGACTTCCCAGCGTCCGGCTGGCCTCGGCCTC
Above is a genomic segment from Deinococcus koreensis containing:
- a CDS encoding CBS domain-containing protein, giving the protein MLVRDLMSAQTISAPPSLPLTEAARLLQSHGIRRLPVVEEGQLVGIVSDRDLREALPSTLSTLSMWEATTRLASLRVADIMKRNVLTTTPDADARDAAHTLLEHRVGALPVIDGTGQVVGLLSVSDVLRDYARPAAATPVPELTP
- a CDS encoding cytochrome c oxidase subunit II is translated as MRAGRPALARLDHHTLERYETIWLGLSVIMVVLLFVAVLASFVSGTYPSLTGESGHHVAGVRNGRVDPRLLGATPFATPGTRQNADGTYEAFVVARAFQFEPAVLKVPAGQPVTIHVTSADVMHGLMIVGTNINTTVIPGQVSSFTTTFRREGTLDVICNEYCGSGHHGMISRLTVEVGPP
- a CDS encoding b(o/a)3-type cytochrome-c oxidase subunit 1, whose translation is MTTAPLPLPDSARAASLPDAAFLARLKTLTQYYVVTAFLALLVGVLIGPLQALNYGGVNVYDTPILRALLKSYYQGLSLHGVLNALVFTQFFISGWLLYLPTRDLKVTINLRFAWLSYLMMTAGLLIAAVPLLLNQATLLYTFYPPMQGSPVFYIGAAIMVAASLLVAGQVIAAWVGWKRAHPGRVTPLVAFMSVATWMMWTVASLGLVGEVVFVLIPWSLGWVGGVDPLLSKTLFWWTGHAIVYFWVLPAYISWYAFLPHHAGGRIVSEPLVRLTFVLFLLNSTPVGLHHQYADPNISTTWKFIHMFLTFLIAVPSLLTAFSVAASLEDAARARGGRGLVGWIGHLPWGQPVFSASVLAMVSFIVGGAGGIVNASAAFAPVVHNTAWIPGHFHITVGTATTLTFMGTAFWLIPHLTGKRLPSVRLASASVWTWFIGMMVFALGMHWQGLLGVPRRALVSATTQDVYREMPIRVPALLTAISGMILLVSALLFFYVLFRMLLSRRVDDSEATTPIPYSEAISSAGETLAGASALVRLTEPLLALWGVALLLVLLMYGPVVARLLAEAQLVPGWRLY